In Erinaceus europaeus chromosome 10, mEriEur2.1, whole genome shotgun sequence, one DNA window encodes the following:
- the SMIM27 gene encoding small integral membrane protein 27: MSPVSRRTLEWIYSALLLGVVVLSWGYVIYASTVAARRQLGKEYPDQMFARSENL; encoded by the exons ATGAGTCCCGTGAGTCGTCGCACGCTGGAGTGGATTTATTCAGCG CTGCTCCTCGGGGTCGTGGTGCTCTCCTGGGGCTATGTCATCTACGCCTCCACTGTGGCTGCGCGGCGCCAGCTCGGGAAGGAATACCCGGACCAGATGTTCGCCAGGAGTGAAAACTTGTGA